In Panthera uncia isolate 11264 chromosome B4, Puncia_PCG_1.0, whole genome shotgun sequence, one genomic interval encodes:
- the PTGES3 gene encoding prostaglandin E synthase 3 isoform X2 — protein sequence MQPASAKWYDRRDYVFIEFCVEDSKDVNVNFEKSKLTFSCLGGSDNFKHLNEIDLFHCIDPNDSKHKRTDRSILCCLRKGESGQSWPRLTKERAKLNWLSVDFNNWKDWEDDSDEDMSNFDRFSEDSQDSDDEKMPDLE from the exons AT GCAGCCTGCTTCTGCAAAATGGTACGATCGAAGGGACTACGTCTTCATTGAATTTTGTGTTGAAGACAGTAAAGATGTtaatgtaaattttgaaaaatccaaACTTACATTCAG ttgTCTTGGAGGAAGcgataattttaaacatttaaatgaaattgatCTTTTTCACTGTATTGATCCAAAT gattcCAAGCATAAAAGAACGGACAGGTCAATTTTATGTTGTTTACGAAAAGGCGAATCTGGCCAGTCATGGCCaaggttaacaaaagaaagggcaaag CTTAACTGGCTTAGTGTGGACTTCAATAATTGGAAAGACTGGGAGGATGATTCAGATGAAGACATGTCTAATTTTGATCGTTTCTCTGAG GATTCACAAGACAGTGATGATGAAA aaaTGCCAGATCTGGAGTAA
- the PTGES3 gene encoding prostaglandin E synthase 3 isoform X1, translated as MQPASAKWYDRRDYVFIEFCVEDSKDVNVNFEKSKLTFSCLGGSDNFKHLNEIDLFHCIDPNDSKHKRTDRSILCCLRKGESGQSWPRLTKERAKLNWLSVDFNNWKDWEDDSDEDMSNFDRFSEMMNNMGGDEDVDLPEVDGADDDSQDSDDEKMPDLE; from the exons AT GCAGCCTGCTTCTGCAAAATGGTACGATCGAAGGGACTACGTCTTCATTGAATTTTGTGTTGAAGACAGTAAAGATGTtaatgtaaattttgaaaaatccaaACTTACATTCAG ttgTCTTGGAGGAAGcgataattttaaacatttaaatgaaattgatCTTTTTCACTGTATTGATCCAAAT gattcCAAGCATAAAAGAACGGACAGGTCAATTTTATGTTGTTTACGAAAAGGCGAATCTGGCCAGTCATGGCCaaggttaacaaaagaaagggcaaag CTTAACTGGCTTAGTGTGGACTTCAATAATTGGAAAGACTGGGAGGATGATTCAGATGAAGACATGTCTAATTTTGATCGTTTCTCTGAG ATGATGAACAACATGGGTGGTGATGAGGATGTAGATTTACCAGAAGTAGATGGAGCAGATGAT GATTCACAAGACAGTGATGATGAAA aaaTGCCAGATCTGGAGTAA